In Nocardia sp. BMG111209, a genomic segment contains:
- a CDS encoding GNAT family N-acetyltransferase, whose product MSDQAVATTVVRNDAQHRYEVWYGDTLAGYAEFRERDHDTIFVHTEVDSEYTGKGLANALVREAVDDVIGRGRGIVARCPFVKGWLDKHPDYDAHVVGKGIQR is encoded by the coding sequence ATGAGCGATCAGGCGGTGGCGACGACCGTCGTCCGCAACGACGCACAGCACCGTTACGAGGTGTGGTACGGCGATACGCTGGCCGGCTACGCCGAATTCCGTGAGCGAGATCACGACACCATCTTCGTGCACACCGAGGTCGACAGCGAATACACCGGTAAGGGTTTGGCGAACGCGCTGGTCCGGGAGGCGGTCGACGACGTGATCGGCCGGGGCCGCGGCATCGTGGCGCGCTGCCCGTTCGTCAAGGGCTGGCTGGACAAGCACCCCGACTACGATGCGCATGTGGTGGGCAAGGGAATTCAGCGATGA
- a CDS encoding MarR family winged helix-turn-helix transcriptional regulator — protein MDGDPRWLDDREQRAWIAFLTAAGLLGRRLDRQLEHDAGLSHLQYEILVRLSAAPGHELRMTELADALVNSKSKLTYQIDRLEQAGLVRRRSCRSDMRAVYAVLTEAGRRKLEQAAPAHVAMVRELFIDVLTPEQLDVIGIALDEVGRRLRTEP, from the coding sequence ATGGACGGTGATCCGCGGTGGCTCGACGATCGGGAGCAGCGCGCCTGGATCGCCTTCCTCACCGCGGCCGGTCTGCTCGGCCGGCGACTCGACCGGCAGCTGGAACACGATGCCGGGCTGTCCCATCTGCAATACGAGATCCTGGTCCGGCTCTCGGCCGCGCCGGGCCACGAGTTGCGGATGACCGAACTGGCCGACGCGCTGGTGAATTCCAAGAGCAAGCTCACCTATCAGATCGACCGGCTGGAGCAGGCCGGGCTGGTGCGCCGCCGCTCCTGCCGCAGCGATATGCGCGCGGTGTACGCCGTACTCACCGAGGCCGGCCGCCGCAAACTGGAGCAGGCCGCGCCCGCGCACGTCGCCATGGTGCGCGAATTGTTCATCGATGTGTTGACTCCCGAGCAGTTGGATGTGATCGGAATCGCACTGGACGAGGTCGGCCGGCGGCTGCGCACCGAGCCCTGA
- the ribA gene encoding GTP cyclohydrolase II produces MRIPLTFGDGYSAPAEAVTFDGLSDGREHLALILGVPRPGRVPLVRLHSECLTGDVFGSARCDCGPQLREAVQRISEIGGVLLYLRQEGRDIGLYNKLDAYALQDGGLDTYQANAALGLPEDGRDYTPAAQMLTALGLTEIELLTNNPDKPRQLLALGIGVRAAVPTGVHSTPTNLRYLRAKVERTGHTIRLIG; encoded by the coding sequence GTGCGGATCCCGCTCACCTTCGGCGACGGCTACTCCGCCCCCGCCGAGGCGGTCACCTTCGACGGACTCAGTGACGGCAGGGAGCATCTTGCCCTGATCCTCGGCGTGCCGCGACCCGGGCGGGTGCCGCTGGTGCGCCTGCACTCCGAATGCCTCACCGGCGACGTCTTCGGCTCGGCCCGCTGCGACTGCGGCCCGCAACTGCGCGAGGCGGTGCAGCGGATCTCCGAGATCGGCGGGGTGCTGCTCTACCTGCGTCAGGAGGGCCGCGACATCGGCCTCTACAACAAACTCGACGCCTACGCCCTGCAGGACGGGGGCCTGGACACCTACCAGGCCAACGCCGCGCTGGGCCTGCCCGAGGACGGCCGCGACTACACCCCCGCGGCCCAGATGCTGACCGCGCTGGGCCTCACCGAGATCGAGCTGCTCACCAACAATCCGGACAAGCCCCGGCAGTTGCTCGCGCTCGGTATCGGCGTCCGCGCGGCGGTCCCCACCGGTGTGCACTCGACCCCGACCAATCTGCGCTATCTGCGCGCCAAGGTGGAGCGCACCGGGCATACCATCCGATTGATCGGCTGA
- a CDS encoding dioxygenase, translating into MPALYLSHGAPPLADDPIWPGQLAAWSAELPRPQSILVVSAHWEDAPVTLGATTTVPLIYDFWGFPEHYYRVRYPAPGAPELAAKVRALLGNTVHDAPDRGLDHGAYVPLVEMYPAADIPVLQLSMPTLDPAGLFDLGRALAPLRDEGVLIIGSGFFTHNLRALHAETVPAWSREFDEWGREAVAAGDIDALLDFRHTAPGPALAHPRTEHFAPLFVTLGAGEADSGTLRSTIDGFWMNLAKRSVQLG; encoded by the coding sequence ATGCCCGCCCTGTACCTGAGTCACGGCGCCCCGCCGCTGGCCGACGACCCGATCTGGCCCGGCCAGCTCGCCGCTTGGTCCGCCGAACTGCCTCGGCCGCAATCGATTCTGGTGGTCTCCGCGCACTGGGAGGACGCCCCCGTCACCCTCGGCGCGACCACCACGGTGCCGCTGATCTACGACTTCTGGGGTTTCCCGGAGCACTACTACCGGGTACGCTACCCGGCCCCCGGCGCCCCCGAACTCGCCGCGAAAGTCCGTGCGCTGCTGGGCAATACCGTTCACGATGCCCCCGACCGCGGGCTCGACCACGGCGCCTACGTCCCACTGGTCGAGATGTATCCCGCCGCCGACATCCCGGTACTGCAACTGTCCATGCCGACCCTCGACCCCGCCGGGCTGTTCGACCTCGGCCGCGCGCTCGCGCCCCTGCGCGACGAGGGTGTCCTGATCATCGGTAGCGGCTTCTTCACCCACAACCTCCGTGCCCTGCACGCCGAGACCGTCCCCGCCTGGTCCCGGGAATTCGACGAGTGGGGCCGGGAGGCCGTCGCGGCCGGCGATATCGACGCGCTGCTGGATTTCCGCCACACCGCGCCAGGTCCGGCGCTGGCCCACCCCCGCACCGAACATTTCGCACCGCTGTTCGTCACTCTCGGTGCGGGCGAGGCCGATTCGGGCACGCTGCGCTCGACCATCGACGGCTTCTGGATGAATTTGGCGAAACGGTCCGTTCAGCTCGGCTGA
- a CDS encoding histidine phosphatase family protein: MARTLILMRHGKSSYPPGVADHDRPLAPRGRREAALAGDWLRATQPQIDAVRCSTSVRTRETLAATGVTAPVLFEPSIYEATPHTLVDLIQLTGDEVQTLLLVGHAPGMPWTAWELAANRESEPATELSRKFPTSALAVLEFDRPWARADAGTGELLGFHVPR, from the coding sequence ATGGCACGCACATTGATCTTGATGCGGCACGGTAAGTCCAGCTACCCGCCCGGTGTCGCCGACCACGACCGGCCGCTGGCGCCGCGCGGCCGCCGGGAGGCGGCACTGGCCGGTGACTGGCTGCGCGCCACGCAGCCGCAGATCGACGCGGTGCGCTGCTCGACCTCGGTGCGGACCAGGGAGACCCTGGCCGCCACCGGCGTCACCGCGCCCGTACTGTTCGAACCGTCGATCTACGAGGCGACGCCGCACACGCTCGTCGACCTGATCCAGCTCACCGGCGACGAGGTGCAGACGCTGCTGCTGGTCGGGCACGCACCCGGGATGCCGTGGACGGCGTGGGAGCTGGCCGCGAATCGCGAATCCGAGCCCGCCACGGAACTGAGCCGCAAATTCCCGACCTCGGCGCTGGCCGTGCTGGAATTCGACCGTCCCTGGGCACGCGCCGACGCGGGCACCGGGGAACTACTGGGTTTCCACGTCCCCCGCTGA